In Agrobacterium tumefaciens, one genomic interval encodes:
- a CDS encoding transketolase, translated as MGRDGDPLSEAKVELLRERAQFVRLETIRLISIAKVGHYTSVFSCAEIFAALYYDVMNIKKGEPAWPDRDRFLMGKGHAAVGLFPILADLGFFDPSWLDTYTRLGSPLGDHPDMTKVPGVDFSSGSIGHALSNGVGMLLGARFQKRDFNAFVLLGDGEMQEGQVWEAALSASSHGLSNLVAIVDRNGYQLDGKVDDVLAVEPLDEKWRAFGWQVHTVDGHDVHALTTLLRQVKADTGRTRPCCIIAQTVKGKGIDYMETEPGWHLGYLGAEDEDNARETILKTVIS; from the coding sequence ATGGGCCGAGACGGTGATCCATTGTCTGAAGCCAAGGTGGAGCTTTTGCGCGAACGCGCCCAGTTCGTCCGGCTCGAGACGATTCGGCTGATCTCCATCGCCAAGGTTGGTCACTACACATCGGTGTTTTCTTGCGCCGAGATATTCGCGGCGCTCTACTATGACGTGATGAACATCAAAAAGGGCGAGCCCGCCTGGCCGGATCGTGACCGGTTCCTGATGGGGAAGGGTCATGCCGCTGTCGGATTGTTCCCTATCCTCGCCGACCTCGGCTTCTTCGATCCGAGCTGGCTGGACACCTATACCCGTCTTGGAAGCCCCCTTGGCGATCACCCTGACATGACGAAGGTGCCGGGCGTGGACTTCAGTTCCGGTTCGATCGGTCATGCCCTCTCAAACGGCGTCGGAATGCTTCTCGGCGCGCGCTTCCAGAAGCGGGACTTCAACGCGTTCGTGTTGCTCGGAGACGGGGAAATGCAGGAGGGACAGGTCTGGGAGGCGGCGCTTTCCGCTTCCAGTCACGGCCTCTCCAACCTCGTCGCTATCGTCGACCGAAACGGTTACCAGCTCGATGGCAAAGTTGACGATGTCCTCGCCGTGGAGCCGCTGGACGAGAAGTGGCGGGCTTTTGGATGGCAGGTCCACACCGTCGACGGGCACGACGTCCATGCCCTCACGACGCTTCTCCGGCAGGTGAAGGCGGACACCGGGCGCACCAGGCCCTGCTGCATAATTGCGCAGACGGTGAAGGGCAAGGGCATCGATTACATGGAGACCGAGCCCGGTTGGCACCTCGGGTATCTCGGCGCGGAAGACGAAGACAACGCCCGCGAAACCATTCTCAAGACGGTGATTTCATAA
- a CDS encoding transketolase yields the protein MNQLISKDSWQYREVNRRAPSLPTLSNALIELAEAGHPVMAGTADLQYSNGLNEFARRFPERFVQFGISEQNMVSAAAGMATTGVIPYVATFASFLALLCCEQIRMDVAYCKQPVRLIGHHTGISLGFYGTSHHATEDIAITRTIANLAVVSTADGPALAAALKATVDYPLPIYFRIHRGHDPVVYENGVDFQLGKAVVHGVGDDVTIIAAGYPVHGAKKAMEELSAAGHSVGLIDMHSIKPLDEEAIIEASARSKIILTVEEHNILGGLGGAVAEVLAEKGKGARLVRHGIRDEYSLIAPPTHLYRHYRLDADGIRAVVLENIGGAA from the coding sequence ATGAACCAGCTGATTTCCAAGGACTCGTGGCAATACCGCGAAGTGAACCGCCGCGCGCCGTCGCTGCCGACGCTGTCGAACGCGCTGATCGAGCTGGCAGAAGCCGGCCATCCGGTCATGGCCGGAACAGCCGACCTCCAGTACTCGAATGGCCTCAACGAATTCGCCAGGCGTTTTCCCGAGAGGTTCGTGCAGTTCGGCATCTCCGAGCAGAACATGGTCTCGGCAGCCGCCGGCATGGCGACGACCGGAGTCATTCCCTACGTGGCCACGTTCGCCTCGTTCCTGGCTCTTCTCTGCTGCGAGCAAATCCGGATGGACGTCGCCTACTGCAAGCAGCCTGTCCGTCTCATCGGTCACCACACAGGCATCTCGCTTGGGTTCTACGGCACGTCCCATCACGCGACCGAAGACATCGCGATTACCAGGACCATCGCCAATCTCGCTGTCGTTTCCACGGCGGATGGACCCGCACTGGCGGCCGCCCTGAAGGCGACGGTCGATTACCCTCTTCCGATTTACTTCCGCATCCACCGCGGTCACGATCCTGTCGTGTACGAAAACGGCGTGGACTTCCAGCTCGGGAAGGCCGTGGTTCACGGGGTCGGCGACGACGTCACCATTATCGCCGCGGGCTACCCGGTCCACGGTGCGAAAAAGGCGATGGAGGAGCTCAGCGCAGCCGGTCATTCCGTGGGCCTGATCGACATGCACTCGATCAAGCCTCTGGACGAGGAAGCCATCATAGAGGCATCGGCGCGCTCGAAAATCATCCTCACTGTCGAAGAACACAACATCCTCGGCGGTCTGGGTGGCGCTGTTGCCGAGGTTCTCGCAGAGAAGGGGAAAGGGGCCCGCCTCGTACGTCACGGCATCCGGGACGAGTACAGCCTGATCGCTCCGCCCACGCACCTCTACAGGCACTACCGCCTCGACGCCGACGGGATCCGCGCGGTGGTTCTCGAAAACATCGGGGGAGCGGCTTGA
- a CDS encoding aspartate aminotransferase family protein produces MASNNELIASRAEAVIPGGLLSPSRRLGSPIAFARANGPYLYDADGTRYTDYHCAFGANVLGHRNPAISRAIARVGESLDLVGAGVLELEVEVAELLVKSIPCADQVAFCSSGSEATYHALRLARAYTGRKQIIKFQGGYHGWHDYVAMNGQSSRQMIDAFDPMSDGILYDAARYTKILPYNDATAVEEYIRANPGEVAAVIIEPIAHNMGAVVAQNQFLRDLRRITSENGVILIFDEVITGFRHALGGYQSIVGITPDLATFGKAATSGYPIGLVAGRRDIMERVGRTGEGAVFMGGTFNGTPSSMAAVKATVQELSKPGVYDRLFDLGSYLRKQIDAIIARHGIRAQTAGFGSVWLVYFFEGEFKEYADLLRNDNELDMRFRRALITGRQIFQPLQLKRLYLSLSHDQTVLDDTLELIDATMADLARSAAA; encoded by the coding sequence ATGGCAAGCAACAACGAACTAATCGCAAGCCGCGCCGAGGCGGTGATACCCGGCGGTCTTCTCAGCCCCAGCCGACGCCTTGGATCGCCGATCGCGTTTGCCAGGGCCAATGGCCCGTACCTATACGACGCGGATGGCACCCGATACACCGACTACCACTGCGCCTTCGGTGCAAACGTTCTCGGGCACAGAAATCCCGCGATCTCCCGGGCCATTGCAAGAGTTGGCGAGAGCCTTGATCTGGTCGGGGCCGGAGTTCTCGAACTTGAGGTCGAGGTCGCCGAGCTCCTCGTGAAGTCCATTCCATGCGCCGACCAGGTCGCCTTCTGCAGCAGCGGATCGGAAGCCACGTATCACGCCCTGCGCCTGGCCCGCGCCTATACCGGGCGCAAGCAGATCATCAAGTTCCAAGGCGGCTACCACGGCTGGCATGACTACGTCGCAATGAACGGGCAGTCCAGCCGGCAGATGATCGACGCTTTCGACCCCATGTCCGACGGTATCCTCTACGACGCGGCACGCTACACCAAGATACTTCCCTACAACGACGCCACGGCGGTGGAGGAATACATCCGGGCCAATCCGGGCGAGGTGGCCGCTGTCATCATCGAGCCGATCGCGCACAACATGGGAGCGGTCGTCGCTCAGAACCAGTTCCTGCGCGATCTGAGGAGGATCACCTCCGAAAACGGCGTGATCCTGATCTTCGACGAGGTGATTACCGGGTTCCGGCACGCTCTCGGCGGATACCAGTCGATCGTCGGCATCACGCCCGACCTCGCCACCTTCGGCAAGGCTGCCACCAGCGGCTATCCGATCGGGCTGGTTGCCGGCCGGCGGGACATCATGGAACGCGTGGGCCGGACCGGCGAGGGAGCGGTCTTCATGGGAGGGACCTTCAACGGCACCCCTTCCTCTATGGCCGCCGTGAAGGCTACCGTCCAGGAGTTGTCGAAGCCGGGCGTCTACGACCGCCTTTTCGACCTCGGCAGCTATCTCCGCAAACAGATCGACGCAATCATCGCGCGGCACGGCATCAGGGCCCAGACCGCGGGCTTCGGTTCCGTCTGGCTCGTGTACTTCTTCGAGGGCGAGTTCAAGGAGTATGCCGACCTTCTACGGAACGACAACGAGCTCGACATGCGGTTCCGCCGGGCCCTGATCACGGGCCGGCAGATTTTCCAGCCCCTCCAGCTCAAGCGGCTCTACCTGTCGCTTAGTCACGATCAGACGGTGTTAGACGACACCCTTGAGCTCATCGACGCCACCATGGCTGATCTTGCGAGGTCAGCCGCCGCATAA
- a CDS encoding ABC transporter substrate-binding protein, with product MRNRFITLMATVACLAAATPTLARDLTVVGFGGATQEAMRETLFKPYEKKSGAPLIEESYTGGIAKVKAMVETGTTTWDVVQMDENEMILACDQGLLETFDWKSLPNSADIIGPAKSDCGVGAFVWSKILAYDGDKTTGVTSWADFWDVKKWPGKRGLRKQARMTIEIALLADGVKPEELYKVLATKEGQDRAFAKLDQLKPNIQWWESGAQPMEWLASGEVTMTSAYNGRVIAANRQGKHFRMSWTNQLYAMDFWAIPKGGNSEKAFDLVAYMTSPEPQKAFAEKMVYGVTNAKATSSISPDIAPQLPTAENNMAGALALSTPFWVDHEEELQQRFNRWVAQ from the coding sequence ATGAGAAACCGGTTTATAACATTGATGGCCACGGTCGCCTGCCTCGCGGCGGCGACACCGACACTCGCCCGCGATCTCACGGTCGTTGGCTTCGGCGGCGCAACTCAGGAGGCTATGCGCGAGACGCTCTTCAAGCCTTACGAAAAGAAGTCCGGCGCGCCTCTTATCGAGGAGTCGTACACGGGAGGCATCGCCAAGGTGAAGGCGATGGTGGAGACCGGCACGACGACGTGGGACGTCGTGCAAATGGACGAGAACGAGATGATCCTGGCGTGCGACCAGGGCCTTCTCGAGACGTTCGACTGGAAGAGCCTGCCGAATTCAGCAGACATCATCGGTCCGGCCAAGTCGGACTGCGGAGTGGGGGCCTTTGTCTGGTCGAAAATCCTCGCATACGACGGGGACAAGACCACAGGCGTCACATCCTGGGCGGACTTCTGGGACGTCAAGAAGTGGCCGGGCAAGCGCGGACTGCGCAAACAGGCTCGCATGACGATCGAGATCGCGCTGCTCGCCGACGGGGTGAAGCCTGAGGAACTGTACAAGGTCCTGGCGACGAAGGAAGGGCAGGACAGGGCATTCGCCAAGCTCGATCAACTGAAACCGAATATCCAGTGGTGGGAGAGCGGCGCGCAGCCGATGGAATGGCTGGCCTCGGGCGAGGTCACGATGACTTCCGCCTACAACGGCCGCGTCATCGCCGCCAACCGGCAGGGCAAGCATTTCAGGATGTCCTGGACAAACCAGCTTTACGCGATGGACTTCTGGGCCATCCCCAAGGGCGGGAACAGTGAGAAGGCTTTCGACCTTGTCGCGTATATGACCAGCCCAGAGCCGCAGAAGGCTTTCGCCGAAAAGATGGTCTACGGCGTCACCAACGCGAAGGCGACGTCCAGCATTTCCCCGGATATCGCACCGCAGCTGCCGACAGCCGAAAACAACATGGCCGGCGCGCTCGCGTTGAGCACGCCGTTCTGGGTGGATCATGAGGAGGAGCTGCAGCAGCGGTTCAATCGGTGGGTGGCACAATGA
- a CDS encoding ABC transporter substrate-binding protein — MLYRDFIGGLVLLAGLGVSSMSLAEPGKLTVVGAGGVLQDAERKAFFEPFAKSSGVAVTEDSYSGQMAKVRAMVASGSVSWDVMQVEQNTLLSGCAEGLFEELDWSKIANRDDFIPEAYSDCGVGAFVWSMVPSYDRSKTADGPRTWTDFWDMKKWPGKRGFRQTAKMTLEIALLADGVPPGEVYRALATKAGQDRAFAKLDQIKGDIIWWTSGAESLERLAAGDVVATATFNGRVTAANASGKNFALIWDGQVYGIDYWGIVKGSSNRENAQKFIAFAASDAAQSAFPQYIAYGVTNKKAIQSMKPELAKDLPTTEVNLKSAVGLNTEFWADNGEALEARFATWRAQ; from the coding sequence ATGCTTTATCGCGATTTCATTGGCGGGCTGGTTTTGCTCGCCGGCCTTGGCGTCTCGTCGATGAGCTTGGCTGAACCCGGCAAGCTGACGGTCGTGGGAGCCGGCGGCGTTCTCCAGGACGCGGAGCGGAAGGCGTTTTTCGAGCCCTTCGCGAAGTCATCCGGCGTCGCCGTCACCGAGGATTCCTATTCGGGCCAGATGGCGAAGGTTCGTGCTATGGTCGCCAGCGGCAGCGTCTCCTGGGACGTCATGCAGGTCGAGCAAAACACGCTACTTTCCGGCTGCGCGGAAGGGCTGTTCGAGGAGCTCGACTGGAGCAAGATCGCCAACAGGGACGACTTCATTCCCGAGGCCTACAGTGACTGCGGCGTGGGAGCTTTCGTGTGGTCGATGGTTCCCAGCTACGACAGGTCCAAAACTGCCGATGGACCGCGGACCTGGACAGACTTCTGGGACATGAAGAAGTGGCCAGGGAAGAGGGGTTTCCGACAGACAGCCAAGATGACGCTCGAAATCGCCCTTCTGGCCGACGGGGTGCCTCCGGGCGAAGTCTACAGGGCCCTCGCGACAAAGGCCGGGCAGGACCGCGCGTTTGCGAAGCTCGACCAGATCAAGGGCGATATCATCTGGTGGACGTCCGGAGCCGAATCCCTGGAACGTCTCGCGGCGGGTGACGTGGTCGCCACCGCGACATTTAACGGCCGCGTGACCGCCGCCAACGCTTCCGGCAAGAACTTCGCCCTCATCTGGGATGGCCAGGTCTACGGTATCGACTACTGGGGCATCGTGAAGGGAAGCTCGAACCGCGAGAACGCGCAGAAGTTCATCGCCTTCGCAGCTTCGGACGCGGCCCAGTCTGCATTCCCGCAGTATATCGCGTACGGGGTGACCAACAAGAAAGCCATACAGAGCATGAAGCCGGAACTGGCAAAAGACCTCCCGACGACGGAGGTAAACCTCAAGTCCGCCGTCGGGCTGAACACCGAGTTCTGGGCGGATAACGGCGAAGCCCTGGAGGCGAGGTTCGCGACATGGCGGGCTCAGTGA
- a CDS encoding ABC transporter permease, whose product MAGSVTSGIMVRQPSGAAAGRPGRASALAAGFRADRRRQRMISLALIGPLVAFIVFAFVLPLGTMLFYAVNNPEVRGALPRTLEALRTWDGRSDPPSLAFDALVADIRSDVQPNVLAEAGRRLNYEITGFRSLLAKTVRNAKTAEITSAREYLVGLDEQWNDPSYWRAIQRNGSALTAFYLLSAVDLRPGDDGGIKLAPPEERLFLSTLARTLTISGFVTVICVLLAYPIANAVVAVGGRFSAIMLACVLLPFWTSLLVRTSAWIVILQKEGIVNRALQAAGLTNAPLELVFNRTGLYIAMVHILLPFMVLPLVSVMKGIPPSFVRASSSLGAGPVTTFLRVYLPLTLPGVGAGCLLTFIIAAGYYVTPTLVGGASDQMLSYFVAFYANTTINWGMSAALGVLLLSCILALYIIVGKIVGIGRIVGME is encoded by the coding sequence ATGGCGGGCTCAGTGACCTCCGGTATCATGGTGCGGCAGCCCTCGGGGGCTGCCGCCGGCCGGCCGGGGCGCGCTTCCGCGCTGGCGGCCGGTTTCCGCGCCGATCGAAGACGCCAGAGAATGATTTCCCTTGCCTTGATCGGACCTCTTGTCGCCTTCATCGTATTCGCATTCGTACTTCCGCTCGGTACAATGCTCTTCTACGCGGTCAACAACCCCGAGGTTCGCGGCGCTCTTCCCCGGACGTTGGAGGCCCTGCGGACATGGGACGGGCGGTCCGATCCGCCTTCGTTGGCCTTCGACGCGCTCGTGGCGGACATACGGTCCGACGTTCAGCCGAACGTCCTGGCGGAAGCGGGCCGTCGGCTGAACTACGAGATCACCGGGTTCCGTAGCCTCCTGGCGAAGACGGTGAGAAACGCAAAAACCGCCGAGATAACCTCTGCCCGGGAATACCTGGTAGGCCTCGACGAACAATGGAATGATCCCTCGTACTGGAGAGCGATCCAGCGCAATGGCTCAGCGCTGACTGCCTTCTACCTGCTGTCGGCGGTCGACCTCAGGCCTGGAGACGACGGAGGTATCAAACTCGCCCCTCCGGAGGAGCGGCTGTTTCTTTCCACCCTCGCGCGCACGCTGACAATCAGTGGCTTCGTCACGGTCATATGCGTCCTGCTGGCCTACCCGATCGCGAATGCCGTCGTGGCGGTGGGCGGTCGATTCTCGGCCATAATGCTGGCCTGTGTCCTGCTGCCCTTCTGGACTTCGCTTCTGGTGCGGACGAGCGCCTGGATCGTGATCCTACAGAAAGAGGGAATAGTGAACCGCGCGCTGCAGGCGGCGGGACTGACCAACGCGCCGCTTGAGCTCGTGTTCAACAGGACCGGGCTTTACATAGCGATGGTACACATCCTGCTGCCGTTCATGGTCCTGCCGCTCGTGAGCGTTATGAAAGGCATTCCACCGTCATTCGTGCGCGCATCATCCTCCCTCGGCGCTGGCCCCGTCACCACGTTTCTGCGGGTCTACCTCCCGTTGACGCTGCCGGGCGTAGGAGCAGGATGTCTCCTGACGTTCATCATCGCGGCCGGATATTACGTAACGCCGACGCTCGTTGGCGGCGCGTCGGACCAGATGCTCAGCTACTTCGTAGCGTTCTACGCCAACACCACCATCAACTGGGGCATGTCCGCGGCTCTTGGAGTCTTGCTTCTGAGCTGTATCCTCGCCCTTTACATCATCGTCGGCAAGATCGTGGGCATCGGCCGTATCGTGGGAATGGAGTGA
- a CDS encoding ABC transporter permease — MPSSIRRLQIAFCILAMVFLIGPTLAIIPISFSSANFLSYPLPGFSLQWYYKILQPQPWMSALMNSLLIGAGATVVASALGTIAALGLSRGSLPARSTILAVVISPMIVPVVISGVGMYFFFAKLGLVASFLGLVLAHAVLAVPFVVITVTATLKNFDTNLVRAAASLGAPPFHAFRTVTLPLIAPGVISGALFAFVFSFDEVVVALFISGPGQRTLPRQMFDGLRDNIDPSILAMSTLLVIVSAALMGFGAFVQHRAAANKSPVD, encoded by the coding sequence ATGCCTTCAAGCATCCGACGCCTGCAGATAGCGTTCTGCATCCTGGCCATGGTCTTCCTGATCGGTCCGACGCTGGCCATCATTCCGATCTCCTTCAGCTCTGCCAATTTCCTGTCATATCCACTGCCCGGGTTTTCGCTGCAGTGGTATTACAAGATACTCCAGCCACAGCCCTGGATGTCGGCGTTGATGAACAGCCTTCTCATCGGGGCAGGAGCGACCGTCGTTGCCAGTGCCCTTGGGACGATCGCGGCTCTCGGCCTGTCGAGAGGATCTCTGCCTGCCAGATCGACAATCCTCGCGGTCGTTATCTCTCCGATGATCGTTCCGGTGGTCATCAGCGGGGTTGGGATGTACTTCTTCTTTGCCAAGCTCGGCCTGGTGGCGTCCTTCCTCGGCCTCGTTCTGGCTCACGCGGTTCTGGCGGTTCCCTTCGTCGTGATCACGGTCACGGCGACCCTCAAGAACTTCGACACGAACCTCGTACGCGCAGCGGCGAGTCTGGGGGCGCCCCCCTTCCACGCGTTCCGGACCGTCACGCTTCCGCTGATCGCGCCTGGCGTCATATCGGGAGCGCTCTTCGCCTTTGTGTTCTCCTTCGACGAGGTGGTCGTGGCGCTGTTCATCAGCGGTCCAGGCCAGCGGACGCTGCCCCGCCAGATGTTCGACGGCCTCAGAGATAACATCGACCCGTCTATCCTCGCGATGTCGACCCTGCTCGTCATCGTTTCGGCTGCCCTTATGGGTTTCGGGGCATTCGTTCAACACCGCGCGGCCGCCAACAAGTCCCCGGTCGACTAA
- a CDS encoding SDR family oxidoreductase has product MIIVTGSTHGIGRACVEVLAAAGKQVLATGRDHTAGEALAAANPGVIFIPSDVSRESDCELVVHKALELGGGKLSGLVNNAGMSRRISFAEASQSDWDEVLAVNARSAFLFTRHALEGLRKGRGSVVNIASIAGKTGEEGLAVYCASKAAVIGMTEALALEFGEEVRFNAVCPGQIATRMMDKIMADPLRKKQLELRIPANRFGTPKEVADVVAWLLSEQSTYVNGTVITVDGGETAGLRTPRVAEVAN; this is encoded by the coding sequence ATGATCATCGTTACAGGTTCTACACACGGTATCGGCCGGGCTTGCGTGGAAGTACTGGCCGCAGCCGGTAAACAGGTCCTCGCCACAGGTAGGGATCACACCGCGGGAGAGGCACTGGCCGCCGCTAATCCGGGTGTTATCTTCATTCCGAGCGACGTAAGCCGGGAAAGCGACTGCGAGCTCGTCGTGCATAAGGCGTTGGAGCTGGGGGGCGGAAAGCTTTCCGGCCTCGTCAACAACGCGGGCATGTCCAGGCGCATTTCGTTCGCGGAGGCCAGCCAGTCGGACTGGGACGAGGTGCTCGCAGTAAACGCCCGCAGCGCTTTCCTTTTTACGAGGCATGCTCTAGAGGGGCTGCGGAAGGGGCGCGGGTCTGTCGTCAACATTGCCAGCATCGCGGGCAAGACCGGAGAGGAGGGGCTCGCTGTCTACTGCGCCTCCAAGGCGGCCGTGATCGGCATGACCGAGGCGCTGGCACTCGAATTCGGGGAGGAAGTCCGGTTCAACGCCGTCTGCCCCGGTCAGATCGCCACACGCATGATGGATAAGATCATGGCGGACCCGCTGCGCAAAAAACAGCTTGAACTTCGAATACCCGCCAACCGCTTCGGCACTCCCAAAGAGGTCGCAGATGTCGTCGCATGGCTGCTCTCCGAGCAGTCGACGTATGTGAACGGAACAGTGATCACAGTCGATGGCGGCGAGACGGCGGGCTTGCGCACGCCGCGTGTTGCCGAAGTTGCAAACTAA
- a CDS encoding GntR family transcriptional regulator: MSVMDMQPGEMGSLSARIYAKLREGLIVGSFAPGERLLMQELAEKLGTSVTPVREACLRLVSEQAFELRSGRFVIVPELSRDRYVQIKVIRTALEGLAAELATENVSAADIQQLKNSHDAFVASEKSDDFEAARSANRSFHFGVYRLSKMPMLIAQIETMWVSMGPILNVYYREIPHDYVGAEEHEHLLDALRLKDKKRARAAIENDIARASKSFLRYFEERELA, from the coding sequence ATGAGTGTGATGGACATGCAGCCAGGGGAGATGGGGAGCCTTTCGGCAAGGATCTACGCGAAGCTTCGTGAGGGTCTGATCGTAGGGAGTTTTGCTCCTGGCGAACGGCTTTTGATGCAAGAGCTCGCGGAGAAGCTCGGCACCAGTGTCACCCCGGTGCGCGAGGCGTGCCTGCGTCTGGTTAGTGAGCAGGCATTTGAACTTCGTTCGGGTCGATTTGTCATCGTCCCTGAACTTAGTCGGGACCGCTATGTCCAAATAAAAGTCATACGCACTGCTCTTGAGGGACTCGCTGCTGAACTGGCAACAGAGAATGTGTCAGCGGCAGATATCCAGCAGCTAAAAAACTCCCACGACGCTTTTGTCGCGAGCGAGAAATCTGATGACTTTGAGGCTGCAAGATCGGCGAACAGGTCTTTCCATTTCGGCGTCTATCGCCTTTCTAAAATGCCGATGCTCATCGCCCAAATTGAGACAATGTGGGTGTCGATGGGCCCCATCTTGAACGTGTATTATCGCGAAATCCCGCACGATTACGTTGGCGCGGAAGAGCATGAGCACCTCCTGGACGCTCTCCGGTTAAAAGACAAGAAGAGGGCTCGGGCGGCGATCGAAAACGATATTGCGCGAGCGTCCAAAAGCTTCCTGCGGTATTTTGAAGAACGCGAGCTAGCTTAG
- a CDS encoding aminotransferase class III-fold pyridoxal phosphate-dependent enzyme, with protein MLNSLKSRDMAYHFHSQTNPRRHEIDGPLMISKGEGCYVLDELGNRYLEGMGGLWCASLGFENDRLAEVAAAQMKTLATYHTFNHRSNDPCADVVEQIAELSPIPGSRVFLVNSGSEANDTMVKLAWFYNIARGKPSKRKIISRKGAFHGSTVMGAALGGLPHMHESFNLPGLNVVYAEKPHFYKNALPGETEEAYCDRLIGDLETLIATEGADTIAAMIAEPIMGAGGVVSPPGDYFHRVREVMTRNDILLLSDEVVCGFGRSGNWFGCETFGFVPDMMSIAKGLSSGYMPIAAAVIGDHVYQTIADEADRIGVFGHGFTYSGHPVTAAVAAEVLRTYREMNIPTRARELGGHLFGRLEATIADHPMVGEIRGAGFLAGIELVADKSTRTPFDPALKVGALVERRCRAHGVMIRNMGDVISICPPFVMTESQVGELVDGIAAALDDASSELGM; from the coding sequence GTGCTTAATTCCCTCAAGTCACGCGACATGGCGTACCACTTTCACTCGCAGACCAATCCCCGTCGCCATGAGATCGATGGCCCTCTGATGATATCCAAGGGAGAGGGATGTTACGTGCTTGATGAACTGGGAAACCGGTACCTCGAGGGAATGGGAGGGCTGTGGTGCGCATCGCTCGGCTTCGAGAACGACCGTCTGGCGGAGGTGGCGGCAGCGCAGATGAAGACGCTCGCCACCTACCACACCTTCAACCACCGCTCTAATGACCCGTGCGCGGACGTGGTCGAGCAGATCGCTGAACTGTCCCCGATCCCGGGCAGCAGGGTGTTCCTGGTCAATTCCGGCTCGGAGGCCAACGACACGATGGTCAAGCTCGCCTGGTTCTACAACATTGCGCGGGGGAAGCCGTCCAAACGGAAGATCATCAGCCGCAAGGGGGCTTTCCACGGAAGCACCGTGATGGGGGCGGCTCTGGGTGGCCTGCCGCATATGCACGAGAGCTTCAACCTTCCTGGCCTCAACGTCGTCTACGCGGAGAAGCCCCATTTCTACAAGAACGCTCTGCCCGGCGAAACGGAGGAGGCTTATTGCGACCGGCTGATCGGCGATCTCGAGACGCTGATCGCTACCGAAGGTGCCGACACCATCGCCGCGATGATCGCCGAGCCGATCATGGGCGCGGGCGGTGTCGTCTCTCCTCCGGGGGATTACTTCCACCGTGTCCGCGAGGTTATGACCCGAAACGACATCCTGCTGCTCTCCGACGAAGTCGTCTGCGGCTTCGGCCGTAGCGGAAATTGGTTCGGTTGCGAGACGTTCGGTTTCGTTCCGGACATGATGTCCATCGCTAAGGGGCTCTCGTCCGGTTACATGCCGATCGCCGCTGCGGTGATCGGTGATCATGTCTACCAGACTATAGCCGATGAAGCGGACCGCATCGGCGTCTTTGGTCACGGCTTCACGTATTCGGGACACCCCGTGACCGCGGCCGTGGCTGCCGAAGTCCTTCGCACCTACCGCGAGATGAATATCCCCACCCGCGCACGCGAACTCGGCGGCCACCTGTTCGGCAGGCTCGAAGCGACCATCGCGGATCACCCCATGGTCGGCGAAATCCGAGGCGCGGGTTTCCTCGCGGGAATCGAACTGGTCGCGGACAAGTCCACCAGAACTCCCTTCGATCCCGCTCTCAAAGTGGGAGCGCTCGTTGAACGGCGCTGCCGCGCACACGGTGTCATGATCCGCAACATGGGCGACGTTATCTCCATCTGCCCGCCATTCGTCATGACTGAATCCCAGGTCGGGGAACTGGTCGATGGTATCGCCGCGGCTCTCGACGACGCCTCGTCCGAACTGGGGATGTGA